The following coding sequences are from one Scomber scombrus chromosome 20, fScoSco1.1, whole genome shotgun sequence window:
- the LOC134002019 gene encoding NACHT, LRR and PYD domains-containing protein 3-like: protein MDQSEDREEGVPPSKSSLCGEHDSQTKAQRRTRRQHRPDSAGPGPGPGPGPGPGPGPGPGPGPVPSCVSMKSDRSKEELIFFKEQRLDATRRKLDQPEPSCVSMRSDRSMEHPNTFKDGRHSDDHSSEVPSGQSAQQHQTQLDSIFMLLEENIVTFVKNELKKMQKVLSPDYPECLESQSEDEEVLNCEEKEQRRRSRDAFLKITLHFLRRMKQEDLAERLQSRTLAGRCRRKLKSNLQKKFQCVFEGIAKAGNPTLLNQIYTPLYITEGGTAEVNDEHEIRQIETASRKPDRPETSIRQEDIFKASPGRDEPIRTVMTKGVAGIGKTVLTQKFTLDWAEDKANQDIHFTFPFTFRELNVLKEKRYSLVELVHHFFTETKEAGICRFEEFQVVFIFDGLDECRLPLDFHNNEILTDVTESTSVDVLLTNLIRGKLLPSARLWITTRPAAANQIPPECVGMVTEVRGFTDSQKEEYFRKRFRDEEQASTIISHIKTSRSLHIMCHIPVFCWITATVLEDVLKSREGGELPKTLTEMYIHFLVLQSKLKNVKYDGGAETDPHWSPESRKMIESLGKLAFEQLQKGNLIFYESDLTECGIDIRAASVCSGVFTQVFKEERGLYQDKVFCFVHLSLQEFLAALHVHLTFIKSGVNLLAGEQTTSQKSETKQESAETRFYQSAVDEALKSPNGHLDLFLRFLLGLSLQTNQTLLQGLMTQTGSSTQTNQKTVEYIKKKLSENVSAERSINLFHCLNELNDRSLVEEIQQSLRSGRLSTDKLSPAQWSALVFILLSSEKDLDVFDLKKYSASEKALLRLLPVVKASNKALLSNCNLSETSCAALSSVLSSQSSSLRDLDLSNNNLQDSGVTQISAGLESPHCTLKTLRLSGCNLSERSRAALSSVVSSQSSSLRDLDLSHNNLQDSGVKQLSAGLESPHCELESLRLTDCNLSERSCAALSSVLSSQSSSLRDLDLSNNNLQDSGVKQLSAGLESPHCTLKTLRLSNCNLSERSCAALSSVLSSQSSSLRDLDLSNNNLQDSGVKQLSAGLESPHCTLKTLSLSGCLITEEGCASLASALNSNPSHLRELDLSYNHPGDSGEKLLSAGLEDPHWRLDTLSLQPAGVRWLTPGLRKYFYELKLDPNTMNRNLKLSDNNRKVTHVEEDQSYPDHPDRFDVCDQLLSRNVLTGRCYWEVERRGYVNISVSYRRISRKGNSHDCWFGYNDQSWSLYCSDVLGYCVHHNNRPTSISSSSSSSSSSSSSSSSSSSNRVAVYVDCPAGTLSFYRVSSDTLIHLHTFNTTFTEPLCAGFWCLGSGSSVSLCGL, encoded by the exons ATGGAtcagagtgaggacagagaggagggagtccctccctctaaaagctctctgtgtggggaacatgacagccagaccaaagctcagag aaGAACAAGGAGGCAGCACAGACCAGACTCtgctggacctggacctggacctggacctggacctggacctggacctggacctggacctggacctggacctgtacccagctgtgtgtctatgaagagtgatcGGTCAAAGGAAgaactcattttttttaaagaacaacgTCTGGATGCAACAAG GAGGAAGCTGGACcaacctgaacccagctgtgtgtctatgagGAGCGATCGGTCTATGGAGCATCCTAATACCTTCAAAGATGGACGCCACTCTGATGATCACAG ctcagaggttcccagtggtcagtctgcccagcagcatcaaacacagctggactccatatttatg ctgctggaggagaacatcgtcacttttgtgaagaacgagctgaagaagatgcagaaggTTCTGAGTccagattacccagaatgcttagagagtcagagtgaggatgaggaggtgttgaactgtgaggagaaagagcagaggaggagaagcagagatgcatttctgaagatcacactgcacttcctgaggagaatgaagcaggaggatctggctgagcgtctgcagagca gaactctTGCTGGCAggtgtcgacgtaaactcaagtctaacctgcagaagaagttccagtgtgtgtttgaggggatcgctaaagcaggaaacccaacccttctgaatcagatctacacaccgctctacatcacagagggagggactgcagaggtcaatgatgaacatgagatcagacagattgaaacagcatccaggaaaccagacagaccagaaacatcaatcagacaagaagacatctttaaagcctcacctggaagagatgaaccaatcagaacagtgatgacaaagggagtggctggcattgggaaaacagtcttaacacagaagttcactctggactgggctgaagacaaagccaaccaggacatacacttcacatttccattcactttcagagagctgaatgtgctgaaagagaaaaggtacagcttggtggaacttgttcatcacttctttactgaaaccaaagaagcaggaatctgcaggtttgaagagttccaggttgtgttcatctttgacggtctggatgagtgtcgacttcctctggacttccacaacaatgagatcctgactgatgttacagagtccacctcagtggatgtgctgctgacaaacctcatcagggggaaactgcttccctctgctcgcctctggataaccacacgacctgcagcagccaatcagatccctccggAGTGTGttggcatggtgacagaggtcagagggttcactgactcacagaaggaggagtacttcaggaagagattcagagatgaggagcaggccagcaccatcatctcccacatcaagacatcacgaagcctccacatcatgtgccacatcccagtcttctgctggatcactgctacagttctggaggatgtgttgaaaagcagagagggaggagagctgcccaagaccctgactgagatgtacatccacttcctggtgcttcagtccaaactgaagaatgtcaagtatgatggaggagctgagacagatccacactggagtccagagagcaggaagatgattgagtctttgggaaaactggcttttgagcagctgcagaaaggcaacctgatcttctatgaatcagacctgacagagtgtggcatcgatatcagagcagcctcagtgtgctcaggagtgttcacacaggtctttaaagaggagagagggctgtaccaggacaaggtgttctgcttcgtccatctgagccttcaggagtttctggctgctcttcatgtccatctgacattcatcaagtctggagtcaatctgctggcaggagaacaaacaacatcccagAAGTCTGAAACTAAACAAGAATCTGCAGAGacacgtttctaccagagtgctgtggacgaggccttaaagagtccaaatggacacctggacttgttcctccgcttcctcctgggtctttcactgcagaccaatcagactctcttACAAGGCCTgatgacacagacaggaagtagcacacagaccaatcagaaaacagttgagtacatcaagaagaagctCAGTGAGAATGtttctgcagagagaagcatcaatctgttccactgtctgaatgaactgaatgatcgttctctagtggaggagatccaacagtccctgagatcaggaagactctccacagataaactgtctcctgctcagtggtcagctctggtcttcatcttactgtcatcagaaaaagatctggatgtgtttgacctgaagaaatactctgcttcagagaaggctcttctgaggctgctgccagtggtgaaagcctccaacaaagctct GCTGAGtaactgtaacctctcagagacaagctgtgcagctctgtcctcagttctcagctcccagtcctctagtctgagagatctggacctgagtaacaacaacctgcaggattcaggagtgacgcagatttctgctggactggagagtccacactgtacactgaagACTCTCAG GCtgagtggctgtaacctctcagagagaagccgtgcagctctgtcctcagttgtcagctcccagtcctctagtctgagagatctggacctgagtcacaacaacctgcaggattcaggagtgaagcagctttctgctggactggagagtccacactgtgaaCTGGAATCTCTCAG actgactgactgtaacctctcagagagaagctgtgcagctctgtcctcagttctcagctcccagtcctctagtctgagagatctggacctgagtaacaacaatctgcaggattcaggagtgaagcagctttctgctggactggagagtccacactgtacactgaagactctcag GCTGAGtaactgtaacctctcagagagaagctgtgcagctctgtcctcagttctcagctcccagtcctctagtctgagagatctggacctgagtaacaacaacctgcaggattcaggagtgaagcagctttctgctggactggagagtccacactgtacactgaagactctcag cctgtcaggatgtctgatcacagaggaaggctgtgcttctctggcctcagctctgaactccaacccctcccatctgagagagctggatctgagctacaatcatccaggagactcaggagagaagcttctgtctgctggactggaggatccacactggagactggacactctcag cctgcagcctgctggagtcCGATGGTTGACAccaggtctgaggaagt atttctaTGAACTcaaactggatccaaacacaatgaacagaaacctcaaactgtctgataacaacaggaaggtgacacatgtggaggaggatcagtcatatcctgatcatccagacagatttgatgtcTGTGATCAGCTGCTGagtagaaatgttctgactggtcgatgttactgggaggtcgagagGAGAGGATACGttaatatatcagtgagttacagaagaatcagcaggaaaggaaacagtCATGACTGTTGGTTTGGATATAacgatcagtcctggagtctgtaCTGCTCTGATGTTCTTGGTTACTGTGTCCATCACAATAACAGACcaacatccatctcctcctcctcctcctcctcctcctcctcctcctcctcctcctcctcctcctcctctaacagagtagcagtgtatgtggactgtcctgctggcactctgtccttctacagagtgtcctctgacacactgatccacctccacaccttcaacaccacattcactgaacctctgtgtgcTGGGTTCTGGTGTCTTGGttctggttcctcagtgtctctgtgtggtcTGTAG